In the Ruminococcus sp. OA3 genome, one interval contains:
- a CDS encoding LPS biosynthesis protein yields MRIDGNDLMKQEIQASKAGNEDESWRLKQEFLKQVRDNGDHCSCPEACPHHGNCFECVTLHRGHQDHLPYCMWEMVNQKMKAISQLTEGSFCTRCQENQ; encoded by the coding sequence ATGAGAATCGACGGGAATGATTTAATGAAACAGGAAATCCAGGCATCGAAGGCAGGAAATGAGGATGAATCCTGGCGCCTGAAACAGGAATTCCTGAAACAGGTACGTGATAATGGAGATCACTGCTCATGTCCGGAAGCCTGTCCGCACCATGGCAACTGCTTTGAATGCGTGACATTGCACCGCGGTCATCAGGACCATCTGCCTTACTGTATGTGGGAGATGGTCAATCAGAAGATGAAGGCGATCTCTCAGCTGACAGAAGGCTCCTTCTGCACCAGATGCCAAGAGAATCAGTAG
- a CDS encoding ABC transporter ATP-binding protein, with protein MGVLTVENLCKTYITNKRQNNVLRNVNLRIEEGEMVGIMGPSGSGKTTLLYTVSGMDGVTAGSVNFFGKELTSLNTGEMSDLRLTEMGFVFQQMYMLKTLSIYDNIILPAYQSPAGKSKQGRANVDDYAKILMQKLGISKVAENDINEVSGGQLQRACICRSLINHPKIIFADEPTGSLNKQNSIEVMEELNRINADGTSILLVTHDMKVASKCERVLYIEDGNIRDEISIGKWNRTGEPGRRERTLNDWLIKLGW; from the coding sequence ATGGGAGTCTTAACTGTAGAGAATCTATGTAAAACCTATATCACAAATAAGCGTCAGAATAATGTGCTGAGAAATGTGAACCTGAGAATTGAGGAGGGTGAAATGGTCGGCATTATGGGTCCATCCGGGTCCGGAAAGACGACATTGCTCTATACAGTCAGCGGGATGGACGGTGTAACAGCCGGCAGTGTGAATTTTTTTGGAAAAGAACTTACCTCATTGAATACGGGGGAGATGAGCGACCTGCGGCTGACTGAGATGGGATTTGTGTTCCAGCAGATGTATATGCTGAAAACCCTTTCAATATATGATAATATTATACTGCCGGCGTACCAGTCACCGGCAGGAAAGAGCAAACAGGGAAGAGCCAATGTTGATGATTACGCTAAAATCCTCATGCAGAAGCTTGGAATCAGCAAAGTTGCTGAGAATGATATCAACGAGGTATCGGGAGGACAGCTGCAGAGAGCCTGCATATGCCGAAGCCTTATCAATCATCCGAAAATTATATTTGCCGACGAGCCCACGGGGTCTCTGAACAAGCAGAATTCCATAGAGGTAATGGAAGAACTGAATCGTATCAATGCCGATGGAACCAGCATTCTGCTGGTGACACATGATATGAAGGTTGCATCCAAATGTGAACGCGTCCTGTACATCGAGGACGGGAACATCCGGGATGAAATCAGCATTGGGAAATGGAACAGGACAGGAGAACCCGGCAGACGTGAAAGAACATTAAATGACTGGCTGATCAAATTGGGATGGTAA
- the rlmH gene encoding 23S rRNA (pseudouridine(1915)-N(3))-methyltransferase RlmH, which produces MKITCLTVGKVKEKFYTQAIAEFVKRLGKYVKLEIKEVPDEKTPDKAGEKLEVQIRDTEGLKLLRYIRDTDYVIALAIEGEMPDSVQLAGRIEQLGVCGVSHIVFVIGGSLGLGSEVLRRADYKLSFSRMTFPHQLMRVILLEQIYRCFRIINGEPYHK; this is translated from the coding sequence ATGAAGATTACATGTCTCACCGTAGGAAAGGTGAAAGAAAAATTTTATACACAGGCCATCGCCGAGTTTGTAAAAAGACTTGGAAAATATGTAAAACTGGAGATAAAGGAAGTGCCTGACGAAAAAACGCCGGACAAGGCTGGCGAGAAACTGGAAGTACAGATCAGGGATACCGAAGGCTTGAAACTTTTGAGATATATCCGTGATACTGACTATGTGATCGCACTGGCAATAGAAGGTGAAATGCCGGATTCTGTACAGCTGGCTGGCAGGATTGAACAGCTGGGCGTCTGCGGGGTCAGCCATATCGTCTTTGTCATTGGCGGGTCTCTGGGGCTAGGCAGCGAAGTACTGCGCCGTGCTGATTATAAACTCAGTTTTTCACGTATGACGTTTCCTCACCAGCTGATGCGTGTGATACTGCTGGAACAGATATACAGGTGTTTCAGAATCATCAACGGGGAACCATATCACAAATAG
- a CDS encoding DNA translocase FtsK, translating to MAATQKKKSVRKNTRQTNKRTTSKRAGAKNSSPVYQDIIVLLVLAVSIVLFISNFGIGGVVGNAVSSFFFGIFGLMAYVFPALLFAGTAFYISNHKNSLIFRKMSGLIGCIFFLCGFLHLLTVGDGGYTLIESFKLCAKEKIGGGITGAFEAWLFGLAFGEIGAYVIVIAGLVISAIIMTQKPVVSSLRKYSSRAYQNVSKAHQEYKENKPQRDAKRAKRQEVEVDFNLKEDSDTEQGTTDTPKEIKTFSFLDELTLQKEPPAEESQPVLATVFHPEEAKIPAFEEKQEPQKKKRASKKEVQESVLEIKGELSEESSESHIAEEYQFPPVSLLTKGSGGKNGNTAQSLKATALKLQQTLKNFGVNVTISDISCGPTVTRYELQPDQGVKVSRIVNLADDIKLNLAAADIRIEAPIPGKAAVGIEVPNKTNSAVLLRELLESDAFQEHPSSIAFAVGKDIAGQPVISDIAKMPHLLIAGATGSGKSVCINTLIMSILYKANPDDVKLIMIDPKVVELSVYNGIPHLYIPVVTEPKKAAGALNWAVAEMTERYNKFAEYNVRDLKGYNAKVSRISGIDDETKPKKMPQVVIIVDELADLMMVAPGEVEDAICRLAQLARAAGIHLIIATQRPSVNVITGLIKANMPSRIAFSVSSGVDSRTILDMNGAEKLLGKGDMLFYPQGYQKPARVQGSFVSDKEVADVVEFLAKTHGVSEYDSEVEDKINHHSTAEASPADTASERDEYFVQAGRFIIDKDKASIGMLQRMFKIGFNRAARVMDQLSDAGVVGPEEGTKPRKILMSMEEFENYIEESL from the coding sequence ATGGCAGCAACACAGAAAAAAAAATCTGTCCGGAAAAATACCCGGCAGACAAACAAAAGAACAACATCCAAACGCGCCGGAGCAAAAAACAGCAGTCCGGTCTATCAGGACATCATCGTCCTGCTTGTCCTGGCAGTTTCTATTGTACTGTTCATCAGTAATTTTGGAATCGGAGGAGTCGTCGGCAATGCAGTCAGCTCTTTCTTTTTCGGGATTTTCGGTCTGATGGCATATGTATTTCCAGCACTGCTGTTTGCCGGAACGGCATTCTATATATCAAATCATAAAAATTCTCTGATATTCAGAAAAATGTCAGGTCTGATCGGATGCATTTTCTTCCTGTGCGGATTTCTTCATCTCCTGACTGTGGGAGACGGAGGGTATACTCTGATCGAGAGTTTTAAGCTGTGTGCGAAAGAAAAAATCGGCGGCGGTATTACCGGGGCCTTTGAGGCATGGCTGTTCGGTCTGGCTTTCGGAGAAATCGGTGCGTACGTGATCGTCATCGCAGGTCTCGTAATATCAGCGATCATCATGACCCAAAAGCCGGTGGTCTCCTCACTCCGCAAATACAGTTCCAGGGCATACCAGAATGTTTCAAAAGCACATCAGGAATATAAGGAAAATAAACCGCAGCGGGATGCAAAACGTGCCAAACGCCAGGAGGTGGAAGTTGACTTTAATTTAAAAGAGGATTCTGATACGGAACAGGGAACAACGGATACCCCGAAGGAGATAAAAACGTTCAGTTTTCTCGATGAACTTACACTGCAGAAGGAACCGCCTGCTGAAGAGAGTCAGCCGGTTTTGGCGACCGTATTCCATCCGGAAGAAGCAAAAATCCCTGCTTTTGAGGAAAAGCAGGAGCCACAGAAGAAAAAACGCGCGTCAAAAAAAGAAGTGCAGGAGAGTGTCTTGGAAATCAAAGGTGAACTTTCTGAAGAAAGCTCGGAAAGCCATATAGCTGAAGAATACCAGTTTCCACCTGTTTCACTGCTCACCAAAGGCAGCGGAGGGAAAAACGGTAATACGGCACAGTCTTTAAAGGCTACTGCCCTGAAACTTCAGCAGACGCTTAAAAATTTCGGTGTCAATGTCACGATCAGCGATATCAGCTGCGGACCAACGGTAACGCGTTATGAACTTCAGCCGGATCAGGGAGTTAAGGTGAGTCGGATCGTGAACCTGGCAGATGATATTAAGCTGAATCTGGCTGCTGCTGATATCCGAATCGAAGCTCCGATACCAGGTAAGGCTGCTGTAGGCATCGAGGTACCCAATAAAACAAACAGCGCCGTGCTGCTGCGTGAGCTGCTGGAATCCGATGCTTTCCAGGAACATCCCTCATCCATTGCATTTGCCGTGGGAAAAGACATCGCAGGACAGCCTGTGATTTCAGATATTGCAAAAATGCCGCATCTGCTGATCGCGGGGGCAACAGGATCAGGTAAATCAGTTTGTATCAATACACTGATCATGAGCATTCTGTACAAAGCAAATCCAGATGATGTCAAGCTGATCATGATCGATCCGAAAGTTGTCGAACTCAGTGTGTATAACGGCATCCCGCATCTCTACATCCCGGTTGTGACTGAACCGAAAAAGGCAGCAGGCGCTCTGAACTGGGCCGTCGCGGAGATGACGGAACGCTATAATAAATTTGCAGAATACAATGTACGGGATCTGAAAGGATACAACGCGAAAGTCAGCAGGATATCCGGAATCGATGATGAAACCAAGCCGAAGAAAATGCCGCAGGTCGTCATTATTGTGGACGAGCTTGCCGACCTTATGATGGTTGCACCGGGAGAAGTGGAGGATGCGATCTGCCGTCTGGCACAGCTTGCAAGAGCCGCTGGCATTCATCTGATCATTGCGACACAGCGTCCGTCTGTAAATGTCATTACCGGCCTTATCAAAGCGAATATGCCATCCCGCATAGCATTTTCAGTATCGTCAGGAGTCGATTCGAGAACGATACTGGATATGAACGGGGCAGAAAAACTGCTCGGTAAGGGAGATATGTTGTTTTACCCTCAGGGATATCAGAAACCTGCCCGTGTACAGGGCTCCTTTGTTTCAGATAAGGAAGTGGCAGATGTAGTGGAATTCCTTGCGAAGACGCACGGTGTGTCGGAATATGATTCAGAAGTGGAGGATAAGATCAATCATCACAGTACAGCAGAGGCATCCCCTGCGGATACCGCAAGTGAGCGTGATGAATACTTTGTACAGGCGGGACGTTTTATCATAGATAAGGACAAGGCATCTATTGGAATGCTTCAGAGGATGTTCAAAATCGGATTCAACCGTGCCGCCAGAGTCATGGATCAGCTCAGCGATGCAGGGGTAGTAGGGCCGGAGGAAGGCACAAAACCCAGAAAAATCCTGATGAGTATGGAAGAATTCGAAAATTATATTGAAGAATCACTGTAA
- a CDS encoding ABC transporter permease, giving the protein MIRRILKKDLRRRKSVNLILFLFITMATIFLASSMNNILVVMSSVDYYMSYANVPDLTLIVTGDSEKEQIDQWLETDEARVSAYSYYTMLGLTQKSVTIHKKAEQAQLDSGGASIYLGSTDTRYCRVFDLDGNELTLSGDEIGLSQSVMEKNKLKKGDSIVLGSGGVKKEYRIKTAVKDAAFGSEMVGMTRIVVNPSEYGSYTDADSSSIFSLYFVDTDNISEFNDALNNQGFTTLVNTITRDTYTLVYSFDMVMAALLILIGICLIMIALLVLRFTLVFTIEEDYREIGIMKAIGMKEFAVKKIYLVKYFALVSIGALIGFTLSIPISSVMVSGVSRNMIMEDSSANIGINILCTLFIVILVLAFCYICTRRLNKISVIDAIKGGHSGESYKHRVGMRLHRRSRMPVWMYLGFNDIRKHPRRYFVLMITFCISFILITIPLNTLNTMQSREMAGKFSMDPDSAVYLRDIELAGEGSYKTSRELRQGLKRVEKELQEQGYQAKLTGVPIYFFSYSAQGSDALSKLMTVQSLGDNDDYLLYEDGEAPVLSNEIAVSTLLMEEKNWKIGDFIETELGGQTRSFMITGTYSDYMQLGKSIRMNPEIDLDDEAMFDCWNIMVDMTTDKTQEEMAAKLGEKFPEYEWSSAQEVIDRNVGGIQQSLRDLLFPMTAMLCAVIMLITLLMERLFIAREKGEIAMMKSVGYRHRTIKLWQVSRMIWVALISMAAAVPLSLFSNHWILKPIFAIMGADVTIQVVPWQAYGIFPGILLVGIILATFTATGKIRKINIRELNNLE; this is encoded by the coding sequence ATGATACGACGAATATTAAAAAAAGACCTGAGGCGGAGGAAAAGTGTCAATCTGATTCTTTTTCTGTTTATTACGATGGCCACAATCTTTCTGGCAAGCAGCATGAACAACATCCTGGTAGTAATGTCATCCGTGGATTATTATATGAGCTATGCCAACGTACCGGATCTGACGCTGATCGTCACCGGAGACAGCGAGAAGGAACAGATTGACCAATGGCTGGAGACGGATGAAGCCCGGGTGAGTGCGTACAGCTACTATACGATGCTCGGACTGACTCAAAAGAGCGTTACCATTCATAAAAAAGCAGAGCAGGCGCAGCTTGATTCCGGAGGTGCAAGTATCTATCTGGGATCGACAGATACTCGATACTGCCGTGTGTTTGACCTGGACGGAAACGAGCTGACACTCTCCGGCGATGAAATCGGTTTGAGTCAGTCCGTAATGGAAAAAAACAAACTTAAAAAAGGGGATTCGATCGTCCTGGGATCCGGGGGTGTAAAAAAAGAATACCGGATCAAGACGGCTGTAAAAGATGCTGCTTTTGGAAGTGAAATGGTTGGTATGACCAGGATTGTTGTAAATCCGTCAGAATATGGATCATATACAGACGCAGACAGCAGCAGCATATTCAGCCTGTACTTCGTGGATACCGACAACATCTCTGAGTTTAACGATGCGTTGAATAATCAGGGATTTACAACCCTTGTCAATACGATCACAAGAGATACTTATACACTGGTGTACTCCTTCGACATGGTTATGGCGGCGCTGCTTATTCTGATTGGAATCTGCCTGATAATGATCGCACTGCTGGTACTGCGCTTCACTCTGGTATTTACGATTGAAGAAGATTACCGTGAGATCGGGATCATGAAAGCGATCGGAATGAAAGAATTCGCGGTTAAAAAAATTTACCTGGTAAAATATTTTGCGCTTGTCAGTATCGGTGCCCTGATCGGTTTTACACTCAGCATTCCGATAAGCAGTGTGATGGTATCCGGTGTCAGCAGGAACATGATCATGGAGGACAGCAGTGCCAACATAGGCATTAACATTCTGTGTACTTTGTTTATTGTCATACTGGTTCTGGCATTTTGTTATATCTGTACGAGGAGACTGAATAAAATTTCTGTGATTGACGCCATAAAAGGCGGACACTCCGGTGAAAGCTATAAACACAGAGTTGGTATGAGACTTCACAGGCGCAGCCGCATGCCGGTATGGATGTACCTTGGCTTCAATGATATCCGGAAGCATCCGAGAAGATACTTCGTACTTATGATTACCTTCTGTATCAGCTTCATCCTGATCACGATACCGCTGAATACACTCAACACCATGCAGAGCCGGGAGATGGCAGGTAAATTTTCCATGGATCCGGACAGCGCCGTCTACTTAAGGGATATCGAGCTTGCAGGGGAGGGCAGCTATAAAACCAGCAGAGAACTCCGTCAGGGACTGAAGCGGGTTGAGAAAGAACTGCAGGAACAGGGCTATCAGGCAAAGCTTACCGGAGTTCCGATCTACTTCTTTTCCTACTCAGCGCAAGGTTCCGACGCTCTGAGCAAACTTATGACGGTTCAGTCTCTGGGAGATAATGATGATTATCTGCTGTATGAGGACGGAGAAGCACCGGTACTCTCCAATGAAATCGCGGTTTCAACACTGCTTATGGAAGAAAAAAACTGGAAAATCGGGGATTTCATAGAAACTGAGCTCGGCGGACAGACACGAAGTTTCATGATCACCGGGACCTATTCGGATTATATGCAGCTGGGAAAAAGTATACGTATGAACCCGGAAATAGATTTAGACGACGAAGCAATGTTTGACTGCTGGAACATCATGGTCGATATGACAACAGATAAAACACAGGAAGAGATGGCTGCAAAACTTGGTGAAAAGTTTCCGGAATATGAATGGTCCAGTGCCCAGGAGGTAATTGACAGAAATGTCGGAGGCATCCAGCAGTCGCTTCGGGATTTACTCTTTCCAATGACTGCCATGCTCTGTGCCGTTATCATGCTGATCACGCTGTTGATGGAGCGGCTCTTCATCGCGCGGGAAAAAGGTGAAATTGCCATGATGAAGAGTGTCGGATATCGACACAGAACCATAAAGCTCTGGCAGGTATCCCGTATGATCTGGGTCGCACTGATCTCCATGGCGGCAGCGGTGCCGCTGTCCCTGTTCAGCAATCACTGGATCCTGAAACCAATATTCGCTATTATGGGCGCAGACGTTACGATCCAGGTTGTTCCCTGGCAGGCTTACGGTATATTCCCGGGGATTCTGCTGGTCGGAATTATACTTGCGACATTTACAGCGACGGGAAAAATCAGGAAAATCAATATACGCGAACTTAACAACCTGGAATAG
- a CDS encoding chitobiase/beta-hexosaminidase C-terminal domain-containing protein: MRCSYCGAPVEKGRVFCLNCGEEIQWVPEYHAIGSYRSNEQTNQQRASKEMAYPRMQPVQKEPERKPEKPKKKKWPFVFVFFLAVIAAAVGILLYQEYTRQQQNQSFDYQYKMAEETWRDQNYEEAIGYIERAVTLDAENQDAKLLKARILYDSGQKGKCAEFLESVIGEHPDSEDAYSLLIQIYEEDGDTDSVRQLVENISDAGIRDVFSEYLPAEVQFTPVAGDYQELMTVELYTEGTQKCIIYYTTDGTIPTEDSEPYKVGIPLTEGTTTIRAVAVNERDIPGDIKSSTYEIVIPMPEVPVISPASGEYQSSSGLQIEIAVPDGCTAYYSFDEKPTAGSTKYTGPVAMPQGEYTFYAIIVNQNGKESYPGSATYVVK; encoded by the coding sequence ATGAGATGTTCATATTGCGGTGCCCCGGTAGAAAAGGGAAGGGTTTTCTGCCTCAACTGCGGAGAAGAAATACAATGGGTGCCTGAATATCATGCGATTGGTTCTTACCGTTCCAACGAACAGACGAATCAGCAGCGTGCATCTAAAGAGATGGCTTATCCGCGGATGCAGCCGGTACAGAAAGAGCCGGAGAGGAAACCTGAGAAGCCTAAGAAGAAAAAATGGCCGTTTGTTTTTGTGTTTTTTCTGGCTGTTATAGCGGCAGCCGTAGGAATCTTATTATATCAGGAATATACAAGACAACAGCAAAATCAGTCGTTTGATTATCAATACAAAATGGCGGAGGAAACATGGCGGGACCAGAATTATGAGGAAGCCATCGGCTATATTGAGCGTGCGGTCACATTGGACGCTGAAAATCAAGATGCAAAGCTTCTGAAAGCGCGGATTCTGTATGATTCCGGACAGAAAGGAAAGTGCGCTGAGTTCTTAGAGTCTGTGATCGGTGAACACCCTGACAGTGAGGATGCATATTCTTTATTGATTCAGATTTACGAAGAAGACGGTGATACGGATTCTGTCAGGCAACTCGTTGAAAACATAAGCGATGCAGGAATCAGAGATGTATTCTCTGAATATCTGCCGGCAGAAGTTCAGTTTACTCCTGTTGCAGGAGATTATCAGGAACTGATGACGGTTGAATTGTATACAGAAGGTACGCAGAAATGTATCATCTATTATACGACGGACGGAACGATTCCAACGGAAGACAGTGAGCCTTATAAAGTTGGTATTCCGCTGACTGAGGGAACAACAACGATCAGAGCCGTTGCAGTCAATGAACGGGATATTCCGGGCGATATAAAGAGCAGCACCTATGAAATTGTGATACCCATGCCGGAAGTACCCGTTATCTCACCGGCATCAGGGGAGTATCAGAGTTCATCAGGTTTACAGATTGAAATAGCCGTTCCTGATGGCTGTACAGCATATTATTCTTTTGACGAAAAGCCGACGGCCGGGAGCACAAAATATACCGGTCCTGTGGCGATGCCTCAGGGTGAGTATACATTTTATGCGATCATTGTAAACCAGAATGGAAAGGAAAGTTACCCGGGCAGTGCCACTTACGTTGTAAAGTAG
- a CDS encoding undecaprenyl-diphosphate phosphatase yields the protein MSLLQAILMGIIQGCTEFLPVSSFGHLSLMKQVLHMQTDTGILFDVMLHVGTLTAVFVAFWADIRRLFWEMIRMIRDLAANGQIYFQNLSGSEERRYQKIVHNNYRKFIMMIFISTIPTVIIGVLMNHLAVQAAGSLLAVGTGLYITSVMLLVVDYSKEGKKLPREVGYGYALLIGVCQGIAVFPGISRSGVTIAACLLCGFHKKFSVKYSFIMSIPAVIGAAVWELRELPKVSFNTASFFYGLAGVVTAAVVGFFCIKIMLHLIKKSRFRFFALYCFLIGTTAIICNYVL from the coding sequence ATGAGTTTATTACAGGCAATACTTATGGGGATTATACAGGGATGTACGGAGTTTCTGCCAGTCAGCAGTTTTGGACACCTGTCGCTTATGAAACAGGTGCTGCATATGCAGACGGATACGGGGATTTTATTTGATGTAATGCTGCATGTCGGAACTCTGACAGCAGTTTTTGTTGCGTTTTGGGCGGATATCAGGCGACTTTTTTGGGAAATGATACGGATGATCCGGGATTTGGCTGCAAATGGACAAATATATTTTCAGAATCTCAGCGGCAGCGAAGAACGCAGATATCAGAAAATCGTACATAATAATTACCGTAAATTTATCATGATGATTTTCATATCCACGATTCCCACAGTTATCATCGGCGTACTGATGAATCATCTGGCTGTTCAGGCTGCCGGGTCCCTGCTGGCCGTAGGGACGGGGCTTTATATCACGAGTGTGATGCTGCTGGTTGTGGATTACAGCAAAGAAGGAAAAAAACTTCCGCGGGAGGTTGGTTATGGCTATGCACTTCTTATCGGAGTTTGCCAGGGGATTGCTGTGTTTCCAGGTATCTCGCGTTCCGGTGTTACGATCGCCGCCTGCCTGCTCTGCGGATTTCATAAAAAATTTTCTGTTAAGTATTCGTTTATTATGTCCATCCCGGCTGTTATCGGCGCTGCCGTGTGGGAGCTCAGGGAACTTCCAAAGGTTTCATTCAACACAGCCTCCTTTTTTTACGGGCTGGCGGGAGTGGTGACCGCAGCAGTTGTCGGATTTTTCTGTATCAAAATAATGCTGCATTTGATAAAGAAGAGCAGGTTCCGTTTTTTTGCACTTTACTGCTTTTTGATCGGAACAACTGCAATCATATGTAATTATGTTTTATGA
- the gltA gene encoding NADPH-dependent glutamate synthase: MADVLKKVPVREQNPKVRATNFEEVCYGYNQDEAMEEAVRCINCKNAKCITGCPVSIDIPAFISQVKEGNIAEAYQIISKSSALPAVCGRVCPQESQCEGKCIRGVKGEPVSIGKLERFVADWAKENGIKPNAPTEKNGHKVAVIGSGPAGLTCAGDLAKLGYDVTIFEALHKAGGVLVYGIPEFRLPKDKVVAEEVANVVSLGVKLETNVIIGKSTTIDELLTEEGFEAVFIGSGAGLPMFMGIPGENANGVFSANEYLTRNNLMKAFRDDYKTPIMVGRKVAVVGGGNVAMDAARTALRLGAEVHIIYRRSEAELPARVEEVHHAREEGVNFNLLTNPTEILVDDNDWVRGIRCIRMELGEPDESGRRRPVEIPGSEFEIDVDTVIMSLGTSPNPLISSTTYGLDVNRRKCIIADEEFGKTSKDGVYAGGDAVTGAATVILAMGAGRAGARGIHEYLSAKRT, encoded by the coding sequence ATGGCAGATGTATTAAAGAAAGTTCCTGTAAGAGAACAGAATCCAAAAGTCAGAGCAACCAACTTTGAAGAAGTGTGCTACGGATATAACCAGGATGAAGCGATGGAAGAAGCCGTGCGCTGTATTAACTGTAAAAATGCAAAATGCATTACAGGATGCCCTGTTTCCATTGACATTCCGGCTTTCATCTCGCAGGTGAAAGAAGGGAATATCGCAGAGGCATATCAGATCATCAGCAAGTCAAGTGCACTTCCTGCAGTCTGCGGACGTGTATGCCCTCAGGAAAGCCAGTGTGAAGGAAAGTGTATCCGAGGCGTCAAAGGCGAGCCCGTGTCCATCGGTAAACTGGAACGTTTTGTAGCTGACTGGGCAAAAGAGAACGGAATCAAACCGAACGCTCCTACCGAAAAAAATGGACATAAAGTGGCTGTGATCGGTTCCGGACCGGCAGGCCTTACATGTGCCGGTGATCTGGCAAAACTGGGATATGACGTTACTATTTTCGAAGCACTCCATAAAGCAGGAGGTGTTCTGGTCTATGGTATTCCGGAATTCCGTCTTCCGAAAGATAAAGTTGTTGCAGAAGAAGTTGCAAATGTAGTGTCTCTGGGTGTGAAGCTTGAGACGAATGTTATCATCGGAAAATCAACAACCATCGATGAACTCCTGACTGAAGAAGGGTTCGAAGCAGTATTCATCGGTTCCGGTGCAGGACTCCCCATGTTCATGGGAATTCCGGGTGAAAATGCAAACGGGGTGTTTTCAGCAAATGAATATCTGACCAGAAATAATCTGATGAAGGCATTCCGCGATGATTATAAAACACCGATCATGGTTGGCAGGAAAGTAGCCGTCGTAGGCGGCGGCAATGTGGCAATGGACGCTGCAAGGACTGCACTTCGTCTCGGAGCCGAAGTACATATTATTTACAGAAGAAGTGAAGCAGAACTCCCGGCGCGTGTGGAAGAAGTACATCATGCCAGGGAAGAGGGAGTCAATTTCAATCTTCTGACAAATCCGACAGAGATTCTTGTTGATGATAACGACTGGGTACGCGGGATCAGATGCATCCGCATGGAACTCGGAGAGCCTGATGAATCAGGAAGAAGAAGACCGGTTGAAATTCCGGGATCTGAGTTTGAAATCGATGTGGACACTGTCATCATGTCCCTCGGAACGTCTCCGAATCCGCTGATCTCTTCTACGACCTACGGTCTGGATGTTAACAGAAGAAAATGTATTATCGCAGATGAGGAGTTCGGAAAGACCTCAAAAGATGGTGTGTATGCCGGCGGCGATGCCGTGACAGGCGCAGCTACAGTAATCCTGGCAATGGGGGCAGGACGTGCGGGAGCCAGAGGAATCCACGAATACCTTTCAGCTAAACGGACATGA
- a CDS encoding sulfide/dihydroorotate dehydrogenase-like FAD/NAD-binding protein, whose amino-acid sequence MYKIREAKQLTDNIFLMDVEAPRVAKHCHPGQFIIVKIDEEGERIPLTICDYDSEEGTVTIVFQIVGASTLQMSKLKTGDAFADFVGPLGRPSEFIEEDIESLRNKKILFVAGGVGTAPVYPQVKWLHERGITADAIVGAKTKDLVILEKEMEEVSNLYITTDDGSYKRKGMVTEVIKDLVQNEGKTYDVVVAIGPMIMMKFVCLLTKELGLHTIVSMNPIMVDGTGMCGACRLTVGDEVKFACVDGPEFDGHLVNFDEAMKRQQLYKTEEGRAYLKEKEGDTHHGGCGHCGGEE is encoded by the coding sequence ATGTACAAGATTCGAGAAGCAAAACAACTTACGGACAACATTTTCCTTATGGATGTTGAAGCGCCGCGTGTTGCAAAACACTGCCATCCGGGTCAGTTCATTATTGTAAAGATTGATGAGGAGGGGGAACGTATTCCGCTCACGATCTGTGATTATGACAGTGAAGAAGGAACAGTCACCATCGTATTCCAGATTGTAGGGGCATCGACTCTTCAGATGTCAAAATTAAAGACAGGTGATGCATTCGCAGATTTTGTAGGACCTCTTGGAAGACCTTCAGAATTTATAGAAGAGGATATCGAGTCACTGAGGAACAAAAAAATCCTGTTTGTGGCAGGCGGCGTTGGAACAGCACCGGTTTATCCTCAGGTAAAATGGCTGCACGAGCGCGGAATAACAGCGGATGCCATCGTTGGAGCTAAGACGAAGGATCTCGTGATCCTTGAAAAAGAAATGGAAGAGGTCAGCAATCTGTACATAACAACGGACGACGGTTCTTATAAGCGAAAAGGTATGGTTACGGAAGTAATCAAAGATCTCGTACAGAATGAGGGTAAGACTTATGATGTAGTAGTTGCGATCGGGCCGATGATCATGATGAAATTCGTCTGTCTGCTGACCAAAGAACTTGGACTTCATACGATCGTCAGCATGAATCCTATTATGGTGGATGGAACCGGTATGTGCGGAGCATGCCGCCTTACCGTGGGAGATGAAGTGAAATTTGCCTGTGTTGACGGACCGGAATTCGACGGTCATCTGGTGAATTTTGATGAAGCGATGAAAAGACAGCAGCTGTATAAAACAGAAGAAGGCCGTGCTTATCTGAAAGAGAAAGAGGGAGATACCCATCACGGCGGATGCGGACATTGCGGAGGTGAAGAATAA